CAACTCATGGCACCAACACAAAAATACTCTGTAtttaagggatttttttttactttatcacAGTGGCTACCTAAAAGATTATACGTTAGATTATACCAAAAGATTATATTGGTTTGTCAATAACTGGGTGTCAATCATTGTAGGGTGACCAAGAGGTAAATATAGAGCAAAACTATCCTGAATGGGAGCTATTGTGAGGAAAAAATGTTGAATCCAGTTATTTCTAGTTTTCATAACAGATTTTCTCTGGGATTAAAAAACTAAGCTGAAAAGAAAGCTGTTTTGTCGTTTCAGCAAATCACTCCTTCAACAAGCTGTAAAAACAGCACTTAGGTTTGATGTAAGACTGATCAAAGTCGTGGTCGAAGAGAACTGGGTGGGTCAATCGGTAAGCCTTTTAGAATAATCTAAAGACTTTGCTCTttgttaactttgtttttagtgtcacaaaaaatgcaaatattagaGGGCATTTGTGTTGGTCCCATCAAATATTACAATACTGTAAATGTGCCTTATTTTTTAGCctgcatatatatgtatgtgtgtatatgctgtgcaccagggatctccaactccggtcctagtgagctactgtcctgcaagttttggATTCtgccctgatgcaacacacctgactcaaatcactgaactattaacaggcttgtgcagaggtgtttTGTAGTAGCagacatccaaaacctgcaggacagtagctcacaaggaccagttggagacccctgctgTACACACTAAAGAAATAAGATGTAAATGGCAACTTGTCTCAGTATTTATatcagtatatatattttttttttttggacatgaatgtttttttatctaGTGTTTATCTGCTGCTGGACTGACCGTTGCCGACATCAATATGTTATATTTCCCTACCAATACAATAAAGCTGCTTCTTCATATTTCAGAGCAACTAATTCATCTAAAACATGAAATCAGTAATTTGCCTGGTTCAAAagaatctttatttaaacttcaaTAAGAGTTAAATCATCTTTACAACAtgtacgaaaaaaaaaaaacctaaagaaTCTGCATGATAAAGACATAAACATGGTCCGTGTTCCTCTAaagacagataaaaacaaactagaGAAGCAGACCAGAGAAGCTTTGAGTCCCAGTCCCCACCAGACTCCAGAGTCCAAAAACTGCAAGTTCAAAGAcgaaaaaaaccaaacaaacatctAGGTGGAACCCTCCAATTTTAAGATAAATTTGAAAACTTTCATTTGTTTCCAAAACTCATTTTTACATACAAATGCTGTGCTATTGACAATTCAGCAATTATTTTAGCAAGAACATGTTTGTCAAAAGAAAGTTAAGAAAGGAGTCAAGTGAAAAGCTATTGACAACAGGAAAGAGGATAAAAATTAAGGGCCGACTCTTCTTCATCAATGGTCTAAGAAGCATTACTGTGACGGTCctcaataaaaatacacataaaaggATTGTCCCGTTCAGATGTCTGTCCTGTTCTGTGATGCTGGCAGACTGATGGGGGGAAAACTGGCCTAATGTGCAGCAGAGTTGGGCTTGCTGTCTAACAGGTTCTCCACCATGAGCTTGGTGTAACGCATGCGGCTGGCCAGCTCCTTACTGCAACCAAACTCCTCCAGCAGAGACAGCTTGTAGGTGCGGAAGTCTCGCTTCTCGTCAATGTAGGTCACTGCACCCATCAGCGGACACAGGATTAGCTTGGTGTGGTCCTGGTAAATGGGTTAAGGGAAACAAGCAGATGAGTCATGAGATGGAGAAACAAATGTCCATAACAGCTGATGAGGCAGATGAAGAACATGGATGGGAGGCGATGCCATTAATGTCTACCTGGAAGAAGTTGATCTGAACTGTGCCGTTACTGAGGTGCAGGACAATGGCACTCTTGGTTCTGAACCAAAGTGAGAGGTAGGGCAGTCGTGCCAGCTCATCTCCTTCCCGCCGTGCCATGTTGGCACCAGCTTTCAGTAGATGCTCGCTCATGTAATTGCGGAAGTATTTCAGCAATGTTATctacaagagaaaaataaaattcactTCATTACTCCATGCAGAGCAAGACACCGCCCCAAGACGtcatcagtcacacacatttaacatggagaaaaaaaaaaaaaaaaaaaaaaaaaaaaaaaaaagagtcagcAACTTGAGAGAAGGAAGATTGACGTTCTGACCTTCTTGTTGAGAGTAGCAGGGAACGAACGAACACTCATGTAGGATTCAGCTGACATCTTGTCAATGTACTGCAGGCTGTCTCCATCGGCATACATGATGAGACGGGTGTAGTCGTTAAACAGAACACCAACACTGTTGTCACAGAGCTGGTAGCCTGAAAAAGACATTAATaagctctttaaaaaaaagattagtcCTCATCAAGAggggggagagaaaaaaaaaagctaataacTATTATTAAACACCTTAGCAAAAGAAGTTCAGATGATGTGTCACGATCTGATCAAATGGTTGCTAACTTTATATTTAGCAAACTTTGTAACTTAACTGAGAAATTTTTGAATTTCAGTACAGTAAAAACTAGCATAAGCATGAACTGCCAACAATTTCAAGGACAGTTCAGGTTATGCAAAGTCTGAGTGAAAGTTATGATTCACAAAGAAACTGTTTAGAAGACTTAAGACTCCTGAatgaaagtttgttttggtttttcttcCCTCCAGAATGCAGCTTTTAGTCTTTACACAGCTAAATTACTATTAAGAAAACacaatttagaaaaaataaataaataaaatgaaaatgtgacaatcacagatggaaaaatttGACTAATGCTTACCCAGTCCGTATTTATCGGAGTAGTCAACCCATTTGCTGATCCAGAAGATGGGGACACAGGCAGGATCCTCTGCCTCTTCTGGAAAGACAAATGCAACAAACTGTATAAAAGGCAGGGCTGACAAAGGTTTAAATAGACAGAGATttacttttattgatttaaaagcGGAGAAATTTGGGGTTACAGTAGAATGTATTGGCACAAAAGACTCAGAAATTAAAGCAGCAAAATCAAACCtacaaatgtataaaaaacaaaatatacaaatctaTGTACAACATATACTGTCTGAACagtgtgtggtggagaggatgaTCTGGGTTATCCATGATGGAAACCACTTTGTTCAGAAACCTCCTCTTCACCACAGTTGCAAAATTGTCCATTGTTTCGAAGATTTTCTGGACCTAGAAAATGTGCAAGTCAAAAATATCTGCTTACCTTGGCGTATGATAGCCTTCTCAGAGGGCTTTGCAGCAATGAAACTTTTCAGCTGCTGTAGCAAGTCTTTCAGGTGTGAGGTAGCTGGTTCAACCACCCTtcacacaaaacagcaaatcaGCACCGTCACATATCTGCTTTTTGCACAACTTCTGTTTATGTATATAAAACTATGTAAGTGAGTGAAAATtttagtcaaaaaaaaaagaaaaagaaaatctcaccTTGGTACAGCCTCATCTTTCACCTCCTCTTTCTCTGTGCcttctgaaaacagaaaattatgaaaaccTTAACATCTCTGTAAATGCATTTACTAAAGTCGATATGCTACACTACAGCCTCCTTATAACCAAGGCAACAACATTTCAGCTTTATTGTATGCACTTGTATATGTCTTTGATAATTAATAGCCAGATAGTGCCGGGTTCATTACCCTTGTTGTCTAAAGCAGTCAGGGGGCGTCTTTGGCTGAGCTCCGTAGCCGTGGAGGGGGCAATAGAGAACCGCGGAGGCACAGTGAGACAAGTGGTGGGCAGTCGAAGAGGGATGTAGCCTGAGGTAAAGTACTCATCCATCTGCAGGTCAGCAATGGTAGGTCTCTGAGCGGGATCAGCATGCAGCATCCTCTTGATGACAGACGACGCAGATGGGTTGATGTGCTGCACAGACACAATATTATGGGATGAGTGAAGAacaatttaaatgtctttttaaaaacaaaactatatttTGACATGATGTCGATCATCTTACCCAGGGGATGgtg
The Melanotaenia boesemani isolate fMelBoe1 chromosome 4, fMelBoe1.pri, whole genome shotgun sequence genome window above contains:
- the plk1 gene encoding serine/threonine-protein kinase PLK1, which gives rise to MSAGIAKPAIPSGHVDPKTAPLKEIPDILVDSRTMRKYTRGRFLGKGGFAKCYEITDMETKQVFAGKIVPKSLILKQHQREKMTSEIAIHKSLNHQNIVGFHGFFEDEDFVFVVLEICRRRSLLELHKRRKAVTEPEARYYMTHLLNGVQYLHNNKVIHRDLKLGNIFLNDDMEVKIGDFGLATKIEFDGERKKTLCGTPNYIAPEVLGKKGHSYEVDVWSLGCILYTLLVGKPPFETACLKETYNRIKKNNYTIPWHINPSASSVIKRMLHADPAQRPTIADLQMDEYFTSGYIPLRLPTTCLTVPPRFSIAPSTATELSQRRPLTALDNKEGTEKEEVKDEAVPRVVEPATSHLKDLLQQLKSFIAAKPSEKAIIRQEEAEDPACVPIFWISKWVDYSDKYGLGYQLCDNSVGVLFNDYTRLIMYADGDSLQYIDKMSAESYMSVRSFPATLNKKITLLKYFRNYMSEHLLKAGANMARREGDELARLPYLSLWFRTKSAIVLHLSNGTVQINFFQDHTKLILCPLMGAVTYIDEKRDFRTYKLSLLEEFGCSKELASRMRYTKLMVENLLDSKPNSAAH